The Streptomyces clavuligerus genome includes a region encoding these proteins:
- a CDS encoding cytochrome P450 family protein, which translates to MGTQDPDRADTDEEPLDLTDPALVEDPFTAYAHIRARKRMVRGSVPGVDPMWVATRYDDIRAVMSDPRFTIDATGVPGAPVAHRTEQTWQARGMHRGYEKYLRAGIFDADGADHRRLRGLVGAAFSPRRVTGLRPRIETVATGLLDRLPDHAEDGVVDLIEHYARPLPITVICELIAVPEADRDRWRARSATLVAGVCGDELGDALAGMVDDAITLVDHHTAHPGDDLISDLLDPRHRDRLSPEELVALIVNLVVAGHITTVNLIANGTEALLTHPGQLALLRDDPTLMPHAVDELMRYCGPVVRALPRYALCDTTLGATPVKAGEAVLPIVSAANRDPAAFTDPDRLDLGRTRRLREHHLGFGHGAHRCLGAHLAHEEAVIALTTLLDRAPELRLAVDPRRLEHGTNPVNRHLKALPVRW; encoded by the coding sequence ATGGGCACACAGGACCCGGACCGCGCCGACACCGACGAAGAACCCCTGGACCTGACCGATCCGGCCCTGGTCGAAGACCCCTTCACCGCCTACGCGCACATCCGCGCACGCAAGCGCATGGTGCGCGGAAGCGTGCCCGGCGTCGATCCGATGTGGGTGGCCACCCGGTACGACGACATCCGCGCCGTCATGAGCGACCCCCGCTTCACCATCGACGCCACGGGCGTCCCCGGCGCTCCGGTGGCCCACCGCACCGAGCAGACCTGGCAGGCCCGCGGCATGCACCGGGGGTACGAGAAGTATCTGCGCGCCGGGATCTTCGACGCGGACGGCGCCGACCACCGCAGGCTGCGCGGCCTCGTCGGCGCCGCGTTCTCCCCGCGCCGGGTGACCGGGCTGCGCCCCCGGATCGAGACTGTCGCCACCGGGCTGCTCGACCGGCTGCCCGACCACGCCGAGGACGGTGTGGTCGACCTCATCGAGCACTACGCCCGGCCCCTGCCCATCACCGTCATCTGTGAACTCATCGCCGTCCCCGAAGCCGACCGCGACCGCTGGCGGGCCCGCAGCGCCACCCTGGTCGCCGGGGTCTGCGGCGACGAACTCGGCGACGCGCTCGCCGGGATGGTGGACGACGCCATCACCCTCGTCGACCACCACACCGCCCACCCCGGCGACGACCTCATCTCCGATCTGCTCGACCCCCGCCACCGGGACCGACTGAGCCCGGAGGAGTTGGTCGCCCTCATCGTCAACCTCGTCGTCGCCGGACACATCACCACCGTCAACCTCATCGCCAACGGCACCGAAGCACTGCTCACCCACCCCGGACAGCTCGCCCTGCTGCGTGACGACCCCACCCTCATGCCGCACGCCGTCGACGAACTCATGCGCTACTGCGGCCCCGTCGTGCGCGCGCTGCCCCGTTACGCCCTGTGCGACACCACCCTGGGCGCCACCCCGGTGAAGGCCGGGGAGGCCGTTCTCCCGATCGTGTCCGCGGCCAACCGCGACCCGGCCGCCTTCACCGACCCCGACCGTCTCGACCTCGGCCGCACCCGCCGCCTCAGGGAACACCACCTCGGCTTCGGCCACGGCGCCCACCGCTGCCTCGGCGCGCACCTCGCCCACGAGGAGGCCGTCATCGCCCTGACCACGCTGCTCGACCGCGCTCCCGAACTGCGTCTCGCCGTCGATCCGCGGCGTCTTGAGCACGGAACCAACCCCGTCAACCGGCATCTGAAGGCGCTTCCCGTGCGCTGGTAG
- a CDS encoding ArsR/SmtB family transcription factor encodes MEELHHPEARDIRLVDVFAALGHPLRLEVARALASGEERFCGEIVPDVPRSSMTHHWRALRESGVIHQRRDGRRFYLTLRRADLDARFPGLLDLVLTAPAADGDH; translated from the coding sequence ATGGAGGAGTTGCACCACCCCGAGGCCCGGGACATCCGGCTCGTCGATGTGTTCGCCGCGCTGGGCCACCCCTTGCGGCTGGAGGTCGCGCGGGCGCTCGCGAGCGGCGAGGAGCGGTTCTGCGGCGAGATCGTCCCCGATGTCCCGAGGTCGAGCATGACCCACCACTGGCGCGCCCTCCGGGAGAGCGGCGTGATCCACCAGCGCCGCGACGGCCGCCGCTTCTATCTCACCCTGCGCCGCGCCGACCTCGACGCGCGCTTCCCCGGGCTGCTCGACCTCGTCCTCACCGCCCCGGCCGCCGACGGCGACCACTGA
- the pip gene encoding prolyl aminopeptidase has protein sequence MPQPFPPVAPYAHGLLDVGDGQRIYWETSGNPEGKAALCVHGGPGSGGRRGSRAMFDPEVFRIVLFDQRGCGESLPHASDPSVGLEHNTTDHLIADMERLRVHLGIERWLLHGGSWGSTLILAYAERHPERVSAIVIVGVTTTRPEETEWLYRGVGRLLPGPWERFRDALPEAERDGDPVAAYNRLVNSPDETVRRRAAREWCAWEDAVIAHEALGHPGQYSDKSDDALMAFVRICAHYFAHDAWLDDGQLLREAHRLAGIPGVLIHGRLDLGSPLQTAWELARAWPDAELKVIDDSGHTGSPAMRDAALEAIARFGA, from the coding sequence ATGCCCCAGCCGTTCCCGCCCGTCGCCCCGTACGCGCACGGCCTGCTCGATGTCGGTGACGGGCAGCGGATCTACTGGGAGACCAGCGGGAACCCCGAGGGGAAGGCCGCCCTGTGTGTGCACGGCGGGCCCGGGAGCGGAGGGCGGCGCGGCAGTCGGGCGATGTTCGATCCCGAGGTCTTCCGGATCGTCCTCTTCGATCAGCGGGGCTGCGGTGAGAGCCTGCCCCATGCCTCCGACCCGTCCGTCGGTCTGGAACACAACACGACCGACCATCTGATCGCCGACATGGAACGGCTCCGCGTGCACCTGGGCATCGAGCGCTGGCTCCTCCACGGCGGCTCCTGGGGCTCGACGTTGATCCTCGCCTATGCCGAGCGCCACCCCGAGCGGGTCTCCGCGATCGTCATCGTGGGCGTCACCACGACCCGGCCGGAGGAGACCGAGTGGCTCTACCGGGGTGTGGGACGGCTGCTGCCCGGGCCCTGGGAGAGGTTCCGCGACGCGCTGCCGGAGGCGGAGCGGGACGGCGATCCCGTCGCGGCCTACAACCGGCTGGTGAACAGCCCGGACGAAACGGTCAGGCGCCGGGCGGCGCGGGAGTGGTGTGCCTGGGAGGACGCCGTCATCGCCCATGAGGCACTCGGGCATCCGGGCCAGTACAGCGACAAGTCCGACGACGCGCTGATGGCGTTCGTCCGGATCTGCGCGCACTACTTCGCCCATGACGCCTGGCTCGACGACGGGCAACTGCTCCGCGAGGCGCACCGGCTGGCCGGTATCCCGGGCGTGCTGATCCATGGGCGGCTGGATCTGGGCAGCCCGCTGCAGACCGCATGGGAACTGGCCAGGGCCTGGCCGGACGCGGAGCTGAAGGTGATCGACGACTCGGGGCACACGGGCAGCCCCGCGATGCGGGACGCGGCCCTCGAAGCGATCGCGCGGTTCGGCGCCTGA